In Quercus lobata isolate SW786 chromosome 12, ValleyOak3.0 Primary Assembly, whole genome shotgun sequence, a genomic segment contains:
- the LOC115970126 gene encoding uncharacterized protein LOC115970126 — MPVDQILMEIRDEPSLKWLRPLHSAPSLRDKRKYCRFHKDHGHYTEDCRDLKEQIEELIRNGKLQQYVKRGDSGRYDQKSQQGGSRKDKDRPPPRPQSALGEIKTIVGGPTTGGSFKSLRKSYQRQVNSVHSIPPLKQRRTNQDMYFSEEDARGVKQPYDDPLVIMIMIEGSIREESWSIVGAQPI; from the coding sequence ATGCCTGTTGACCAGATTCTAATGGAGATAAGGGACGAACCGTCTCTCAAGTGGCTAAGACCACTCCATTCAGCGCCTAGTTTGCGCGATAAGAGGAAATATTGTCGTTTTCACAAAGACCATGGGCATTACACAGAGGATTGTAGGGATCTGAAGGAGCAGATTGAAGAGCTCATCCGTAATGGGAAACTACAACAATATGTAAAAAGGGGAGATTCCGGCAGGTACGACCAGAAAAGCCAGCAAGGCGGTTCAAGGAAAGACAAAGACCGCCCCCCACCTCGTCCACAAAGCGCACTGGGGGAGATAAAGACCATCGTCGGGGGACCAACCACGGGAGGATCATTCAAATCCCTTAGGAAGTCATACCAAAGGCAGGTAAACAGTGTTCATAGTATACCTCCCTTGAAGCAAAGACGAACCAACCAAGACATGTATTTCTCAGAAGAAGACGCCAGGGGTGTAAAGCAACCTTATGATGACCCACTCGTCATTATGATCATGATCGAGGGTTCAATACGCGAAGAGTCCTGGTCAATAGTGGGAGCTCAGCCGATATAA